Proteins co-encoded in one Streptococcus pyogenes genomic window:
- a CDS encoding head maturation protease, ClpP-related yields MKKLKLNGPVVSEGDKWYYDWWEKPCITAKQVHDFLDSAAGEDIQVRLNSGGGEVFVGSEIYSALKDYPGKVEIVITGLAASIASIIMLAGDVIKASPMAQIMIHNASWGSYGDYRQLKHDSEVVENASISLAGMYARKTGKQEAEIRELLDAETWFTANSAKEIGLIDDILYNEMPSLVAGIDIVPKDKIEEFKNMVAHEKAQTNQQNDDFEARVKAIVEPMINDYKNRPVSELKVSIDADELTEVIGDAVTELKEKASSPFAKFIF; encoded by the coding sequence ATGAAGAAGTTGAAACTTAATGGCCCAGTCGTCAGCGAGGGGGACAAGTGGTACTACGATTGGTGGGAAAAACCTTGTATTACCGCTAAACAAGTACATGATTTTTTAGATAGTGCGGCTGGAGAAGACATCCAAGTCCGACTAAATTCCGGTGGCGGAGAAGTTTTTGTAGGCAGTGAAATATACTCTGCTTTAAAAGATTACCCTGGAAAAGTCGAAATTGTCATTACAGGTCTAGCTGCAAGCATCGCTAGCATTATCATGCTAGCTGGTGATGTTATCAAAGCATCACCAATGGCTCAAATTATGATCCATAACGCTTCTTGGGGAAGTTATGGAGATTATAGGCAATTAAAACATGATAGCGAAGTCGTCGAAAATGCGAGTATCTCTCTAGCTGGAATGTATGCCAGAAAAACAGGGAAACAAGAAGCAGAAATTAGAGAGTTACTAGATGCGGAAACATGGTTTACAGCAAATAGTGCTAAAGAGATTGGTCTTATTGATGACATTTTATACAATGAGATGCCATCGCTTGTAGCTGGTATTGATATAGTTCCTAAGGATAAAATCGAGGAATTTAAAAACATGGTAGCTCACGAAAAAGCTCAAACCAATCAGCAAAATGATGACTTTGAAGCTCGTGTCAAAGCTATTGTTGAGCCAATGATTAACGATTATAAAAATCGACCAGTATCAGAGCTTAAAGTATCTATTGACGCTGATGAATTAACAGAAGTTATAGGCGATGCGGTGACTGAGCTTAAAGAAAAAGCCTCATCCCCATTTGCAAAATTTATTTTTTAG
- the gpG gene encoding phage tail assembly chaperone G — MAILEIKITNDAGEKVVKECKPLTVRDYRDYLVLQQELSDSDAPEYAKLDRQLEFIVGLFDGLTVDMMYDKLNMYELNSILADVYVKLIGGEPDDPKDNA, encoded by the coding sequence ATGGCAATCCTAGAAATTAAAATCACAAATGATGCTGGCGAGAAAGTAGTTAAAGAATGTAAACCTTTAACTGTACGTGATTATCGAGACTATCTTGTTTTACAACAAGAGCTATCTGATAGTGACGCACCAGAGTATGCAAAACTTGACAGGCAGCTGGAATTTATCGTTGGGCTATTTGATGGTCTAACAGTTGATATGATGTATGACAAGCTTAACATGTACGAGCTCAACAGTATTTTAGCAGATGTGTATGTCAAATTGATTGGTGGAGAGCCAGATGACCCAAAGGACAATGCCTAG
- a CDS encoding phage tail tape measure protein, translated as MGAGTPLGSMFIELGLDTSKFDPKLQSAKRAVNYFKAEAKALDSTLKNNGKNVGLLQAKYKTLTQAINAQKKVLTHLKANFDKMDPGTAKWEAAAVQIERENAKLAQLEAQLGNVSKAFQEASGQTGFTGFLQRSGKQIDVLGQKLQTLADKTKWISAGFGAGALLSIKAASDFDTAFTGVKKTVDEVRDANGRVTYSYERLSNGIRKMAKEIPASTTEISAVAEAAGQLGIKTKDVLGFTRVMIDMGQSTNLSAEEAASSIAKIVNITGLTSKEYSRFGSAVVALGNNFATTERDVVAMTNRIAASGKLAGLTNQEMLALATAMSSVGIEAEAGGTAMTQTLSAIETAVINGGEDLTKFAQIANMSSKDFARAWKEKPIVALQEFIKGLGQLDKKGESATKVLDDLGLSGVRQSNMLKSLGLASETLGKAIDVSNIAWKENTALTNEASKRYETFQSKLKIVKNKINDIAIEIGGPLMEAASNALNALEPLFKTIGDLAKAYSNANPETKRFIAYLVAGTAAASPFLRIIGKTSSGVGKLVAWIGKLAGARKGVAAVKALKSAVEASGTAAGGASTKFGGLTSTINLLSNPIGLLIGGTVALTGVLLALNHAKDKAREKSEEWGTTLTGTTRQALDSFKHKVDESTESMIRFDAIGSPAIQRVKDSFKGLLGDIENELTKANQRMEELGNKIGLTAEQVAKGKEHNNRVVENARLMVDEINTIYNRHNGNVKRLTAEEQTIVENAQKELVRAKLELMGLSNKQALSVMKAFNNDVTTLNETQLKKTMIALEKAISEEKKLYDSKAKFLKEALDKEAISQEEYNGRMKTLKNEHEATMNALAEKYAQAAEARDFRQKARLKDWTTNIQENSQRAKKFLREVGLSYDELANKVDAAAKKGGTNLDLLAKSTANMSKETKEANALWTSLTFDEKKAQVKSNAIDEVIKASQSEEGWNQLKFMLKHANLESNARVKIAEALIANGDWQKMTPEEKKLVFTNDEGLAKIYESKNLLEIWNQLTPKQKELALKNEDFVNKAGTAKKMLENWNNLPVVSKEITAIDGTPLPVSTAKQNLDSVVAGPPRPIEAEDKTGPSVAQAHASVNSPKQVLPIDMFGLDKTGPSVAQTNNSVNSPKQRTPIAMFGMDNTAAPVASANRAVNSPKQNGPIHINAQNNTGGVVSQVLGALAGIPRTITIGINAIKNFVGLENGTNYHSGGPALVNDQKGPTYRELVVYPNGLSFIPEGRNVFLPDMPKGTKVLRASKTKDLMRSRGIPKYAHGVGISSESRFIKELSSANQSINQTNISIDNRQVEALLKQLIELVKANGDKDQIIDLTVMLGNMTLVQLKDKISELQRKDEALRLKSSSF; from the coding sequence ATGGGAGCAGGAACACCTTTAGGCAGTATGTTTATCGAATTGGGTCTTGATACATCAAAATTTGATCCAAAACTACAGAGTGCTAAAAGGGCTGTTAACTACTTCAAAGCAGAGGCTAAAGCACTAGATTCTACTTTAAAAAATAACGGCAAAAATGTTGGACTCTTACAAGCGAAGTACAAGACGCTAACTCAAGCTATCAATGCTCAAAAAAAAGTATTGACTCATTTAAAAGCTAATTTCGACAAAATGGATCCTGGAACAGCTAAATGGGAAGCTGCAGCCGTGCAAATTGAACGAGAAAATGCAAAGTTAGCTCAACTAGAAGCTCAGCTAGGAAATGTTTCAAAAGCGTTTCAAGAAGCATCTGGTCAGACAGGCTTTACTGGTTTTCTACAACGTAGCGGCAAGCAGATTGATGTTTTGGGCCAGAAATTACAAACACTCGCAGATAAAACTAAATGGATTAGCGCAGGGTTTGGAGCAGGAGCCTTACTCAGTATTAAAGCTGCTAGCGACTTTGATACGGCTTTTACTGGTGTTAAAAAGACTGTGGATGAAGTTAGGGATGCTAATGGGCGGGTCACATACTCTTATGAGAGACTATCAAACGGTATCCGAAAAATGGCTAAGGAAATTCCAGCATCAACAACGGAAATATCAGCTGTTGCAGAGGCTGCTGGACAATTAGGTATCAAAACAAAAGATGTTTTAGGATTTACTCGTGTCATGATCGACATGGGGCAATCAACTAACCTAAGTGCCGAAGAAGCTGCATCATCTATTGCGAAAATCGTAAACATTACAGGACTAACGTCAAAGGAATACTCTAGATTTGGTAGTGCTGTTGTTGCCTTAGGTAATAACTTTGCGACAACTGAAAGAGATGTTGTTGCAATGACAAACCGTATCGCCGCATCTGGTAAACTTGCCGGCTTAACTAATCAAGAAATGTTAGCGTTGGCAACTGCTATGTCAAGCGTCGGTATCGAGGCAGAAGCTGGTGGTACAGCCATGACTCAAACACTATCAGCCATTGAGACAGCTGTCATTAATGGTGGAGAAGATTTAACAAAATTTGCTCAAATTGCCAATATGTCATCAAAAGATTTTGCTAGGGCATGGAAAGAAAAACCAATCGTCGCTTTGCAGGAATTTATCAAAGGTCTTGGACAATTAGATAAAAAAGGAGAGAGCGCTACAAAAGTTTTAGACGACTTGGGGCTCAGCGGTGTCCGTCAGTCTAATATGCTTAAATCTCTTGGATTAGCTTCTGAAACACTCGGAAAAGCCATTGATGTATCAAATATAGCCTGGAAAGAAAACACAGCACTAACAAACGAAGCAAGCAAACGCTATGAAACTTTCCAAAGCAAACTAAAAATTGTTAAGAATAAAATCAACGACATTGCCATTGAGATCGGTGGTCCTCTGATGGAAGCTGCGTCAAATGCACTAAATGCTTTAGAGCCACTCTTTAAAACGATTGGAGACCTAGCTAAAGCATACTCAAATGCAAACCCAGAGACTAAGAGATTTATCGCTTATCTTGTAGCAGGGACTGCTGCAGCATCACCATTTTTACGCATAATCGGTAAAACAAGTTCTGGTGTCGGTAAACTTGTCGCATGGATTGGTAAGCTTGCTGGTGCTAGAAAAGGCGTTGCAGCAGTTAAAGCACTTAAAAGTGCAGTTGAAGCATCAGGAACAGCAGCTGGCGGGGCTAGTACAAAATTTGGCGGTCTAACATCAACTATCAATCTACTGTCAAATCCAATTGGTTTGTTAATTGGTGGGACAGTCGCTTTGACAGGTGTCTTACTAGCTTTAAATCATGCTAAAGATAAAGCTAGAGAGAAGTCTGAGGAGTGGGGAACCACTTTAACCGGCACTACTCGTCAAGCCTTGGACAGCTTTAAACATAAAGTGGATGAGAGCACAGAATCAATGATTAGATTTGATGCTATAGGTTCTCCTGCCATCCAAAGGGTAAAAGATAGTTTCAAGGGCTTATTAGGAGATATAGAAAATGAGTTAACAAAAGCTAACCAACGAATGGAGGAGCTTGGTAATAAGATAGGGCTTACTGCTGAACAGGTAGCTAAAGGTAAAGAGCATAATAATCGAGTAGTTGAGAATGCTAGATTGATGGTTGATGAAATCAATACTATCTATAATCGTCATAATGGCAACGTTAAACGATTGACTGCTGAGGAACAAACTATTGTTGAAAATGCTCAAAAAGAGTTAGTTAGGGCAAAACTAGAGCTTATGGGTCTATCTAATAAGCAGGCTTTATCAGTGATGAAAGCCTTTAACAATGATGTGACAACATTAAATGAGACTCAGCTCAAAAAAACGATGATAGCCCTGGAAAAAGCTATCTCAGAAGAGAAAAAATTATACGATTCTAAGGCTAAATTTCTCAAAGAAGCTCTTGATAAAGAGGCTATTAGCCAAGAAGAATATAACGGTCGAATGAAAACTCTTAAAAATGAGCATGAAGCCACCATGAATGCTTTAGCTGAAAAATATGCTCAAGCTGCTGAAGCTCGTGACTTTAGGCAAAAAGCTAGACTAAAAGACTGGACAACAAATATCCAGGAAAATAGTCAACGGGCTAAAAAATTCTTACGAGAAGTTGGTCTATCTTATGATGAGCTGGCTAATAAGGTGGATGCAGCTGCTAAAAAAGGTGGTACTAATCTGGATTTGTTAGCCAAATCAACAGCAAATATGTCTAAAGAGACTAAGGAAGCTAATGCACTGTGGACATCGCTAACCTTTGACGAGAAGAAAGCTCAGGTTAAGTCTAATGCTATTGATGAGGTAATAAAAGCCTCTCAATCAGAGGAAGGTTGGAACCAGCTCAAGTTTATGCTTAAGCATGCTAACTTAGAGTCAAATGCCAGAGTCAAAATCGCAGAAGCATTGATCGCAAATGGTGATTGGCAAAAAATGACCCCAGAAGAGAAGAAACTGGTCTTTACAAATGATGAGGGACTGGCCAAAATTTACGAAAGTAAAAACTTACTGGAAATTTGGAATCAATTAACACCAAAACAAAAAGAGCTTGCTCTTAAAAATGAAGATTTTGTTAATAAAGCTGGTACTGCTAAAAAAATGCTAGAAAACTGGAATAATCTTCCAGTGGTAAGTAAAGAAATTACGGCAATTGATGGGACTCCTTTGCCAGTATCTACAGCAAAACAAAACCTTGACAGCGTTGTGGCAGGGCCACCACGTCCGATTGAAGCAGAGGATAAAACAGGGCCAAGTGTGGCGCAAGCACATGCAAGCGTCAATAGTCCTAAACAGGTATTGCCAATAGATATGTTTGGTCTTGATAAGACTGGACCATCAGTGGCACAAACTAATAATTCTGTTAATAGCCCAAAACAACGTACTCCAATAGCTATGTTTGGTATGGATAACACAGCAGCCCCAGTCGCTAGTGCAAATAGAGCTGTTAACAGTCCTAAACAAAATGGACCTATACATATCAATGCACAAAATAATACAGGTGGTGTTGTATCACAAGTTTTAGGAGCTTTAGCAGGTATTCCTAGAACAATCACTATCGGAATAAACGCCATCAAAAACTTTGTGGGATTGGAAAACGGGACAAACTATCACAGCGGGGGACCTGCCTTGGTCAATGACCAAAAAGGACCTACTTATCGTGAATTGGTTGTTTATCCAAATGGGCTATCTTTCATACCAGAAGGTCGTAATGTCTTTCTGCCTGATATGCCAAAAGGTACTAAGGTTTTACGAGCAAGTAAGACAAAGGACTTGATGCGTTCTAGGGGAATCCCTAAGTATGCTCATGGTGTGGGGATTTCGTCCGAATCTCGATTTATCAAAGAGTTATCGTCAGCTAATCAGTCGATTAATCAAACGAATATTTCTATTGATAATCGTCAAGTGGAAGCTTTACTAAAACAGCTCATAGAGCTTGTAAAAGCCAACGGAGATAAAGATCAGATCATTGATTTAACCGTGATGCTTGGTAATATGACTCTTGTACAACTCAAAGATAAAATATCAGAGTTACAGCGTAAAGACGAAGCGTTACGTTTAAAATCGTCTAGTTTTTAG
- a CDS encoding HK97 gp10 family phage protein gives MSGFANLKGVEELLANMEKKLGPAKVNRVVNRSLKEIGKELEPSFKSAISIYKRTGETTESAVVSGVRREDGIPKVKLGFTTPRWNIVHLQELEYGWKHNRRGVGVIRRYSDILETIYPRGIRDKLKRGFDG, from the coding sequence ATGAGTGGATTTGCAAATTTAAAAGGTGTTGAAGAACTTCTGGCGAATATGGAAAAGAAATTAGGCCCTGCGAAAGTTAACAGGGTAGTTAATCGGTCGCTAAAAGAAATTGGCAAAGAACTAGAACCCAGTTTTAAATCTGCCATCTCTATCTATAAGCGTACAGGAGAGACCACTGAGAGCGCAGTTGTTTCGGGTGTAAGAAGAGAAGATGGTATCCCTAAAGTTAAATTAGGTTTCACTACTCCGCGCTGGAATATTGTCCATCTTCAAGAGCTAGAATACGGTTGGAAACACAATAGGCGCGGTGTAGGTGTTATTCGTCGTTACTCTGATATTTTGGAAACTATTTATCCAAGAGGTATCCGTGACAAGCTGAAAAGAGGTTTCGATGGTTAG
- a CDS encoding major tail protein, with translation MQAIGFKRMTITILDGKTNSFVIEGTKDKGATKVAKISGLASEPVKTFGSDIAYYTSRRGVGDVKMETEAIDIPFDVLKKILGYKDGSSSTGVTFVGEDTESPEVSVLLEAPATGGQQAYLGFFKGTFSMDDIEWKSKEEKNEGLDSQKLVFTAQPGDEGEAKGQYVGWAFDKETEGKGTNAQQLEKLMKVKKS, from the coding sequence ATGCAAGCAATAGGATTTAAACGCATGACAATCACAATCCTTGATGGCAAAACAAACTCTTTTGTCATCGAAGGAACAAAAGACAAAGGTGCTACTAAGGTTGCTAAAATTAGTGGACTAGCATCAGAACCCGTCAAAACATTTGGTTCAGATATTGCCTACTATACCTCTCGACGTGGGGTAGGTGATGTCAAAATGGAAACGGAAGCAATCGACATCCCATTTGATGTTCTAAAGAAAATTTTAGGATATAAAGATGGTTCATCTTCGACAGGTGTGACTTTTGTTGGTGAAGACACAGAGTCACCAGAAGTATCTGTATTACTTGAAGCACCAGCAACAGGCGGACAGCAAGCTTACCTTGGATTTTTCAAAGGCACATTCTCTATGGATGACATCGAATGGAAATCCAAAGAAGAGAAAAACGAAGGGTTAGACAGCCAAAAACTCGTCTTTACAGCACAACCTGGCGATGAAGGTGAAGCTAAGGGTCAATATGTTGGATGGGCATTTGATAAAGAAACTGAAGGTAAAGGAACTAATGCTCAACAGTTAGAGAAACTTATGAAAGTAAAAAAATCCTAA
- a CDS encoding terminase large subunit domain-containing protein, with protein sequence MIGYVQDYIDDFEKGRVIFNQERKDLVTYIYREIVPRIEKKEIFFDEKNITNCINFIEKWFFKLENFQKFIISFVFLRYSETNRNVYKKILIMMGRGGGKNGLISGIIAYLLSPFHGIKNYNVSLVANSEDQAKTSFDEIYNTVESHPKLKEIYYNTKSEIKSIHTNSVMRFRTSNGNTKDGLRDGMVVFDEIHQYESNKDVRVHKSGLGKVKNAREFYIGTDGYVREGFIDSMKDKAKKVLSGAARWNSMFPFICKIDEEHEVDDKEKWQKANPMFHQPMSDYAQELFDMVCEQYEEMIEDPSNREEFMTKRMDFPVMDVERSVASHEELVATKRELPDMRGEACIGGLDYAAIRDFAAVGLLFKNGDDYVWLSHSFVRKEFVDTYYGYSKRKDSINGKRQFAPIKKWEQEGLLTVIDEASINPQYIVDWFVKMRDEEGYDLQRIVSDNFRMEILKPLFEREGFEVLSKNTFTAPPGYQIEIVRNPRAIDSLLAPRIETAFANHKVVFGHNDMMRWYTHNVLRRLKGDGNVEYVKKEDTRRKTDGFKAFEYAMYRADTLEVSSDADFYDDVMEWY encoded by the coding sequence TTGATTGGATATGTCCAAGATTACATCGATGATTTTGAAAAAGGCAGAGTCATTTTTAATCAAGAGCGAAAAGATTTAGTCACTTACATTTATCGAGAAATTGTACCTAGAATAGAGAAAAAAGAGATATTTTTTGATGAAAAAAACATAACAAATTGCATCAATTTTATTGAAAAATGGTTCTTTAAACTGGAAAATTTCCAAAAATTTATCATCTCTTTTGTATTTTTAAGGTACTCAGAAACTAATCGAAACGTCTATAAAAAAATACTGATTATGATGGGTCGTGGTGGTGGTAAGAATGGTTTAATATCTGGCATTATAGCTTACTTATTGAGTCCATTCCATGGAATAAAGAACTATAATGTCTCTTTGGTAGCTAATAGCGAGGACCAAGCAAAAACCAGTTTTGACGAAATTTACAACACAGTTGAGAGCCATCCAAAACTAAAAGAAATTTACTACAATACTAAAAGCGAAATCAAATCAATACATACTAATAGTGTGATGCGCTTTAGGACGTCTAACGGGAATACTAAAGATGGTTTACGTGATGGTATGGTTGTTTTTGATGAGATACATCAATACGAGTCTAACAAAGATGTTCGTGTCCACAAGTCTGGTCTTGGTAAAGTAAAAAACGCTCGAGAGTTTTATATTGGCACTGATGGCTATGTCCGAGAGGGCTTTATCGACTCGATGAAGGATAAAGCTAAAAAAGTGTTGAGTGGTGCTGCTAGATGGAACTCGATGTTTCCTTTTATCTGCAAAATTGATGAAGAGCATGAAGTGGATGATAAGGAAAAATGGCAAAAGGCTAATCCAATGTTCCATCAGCCGATGAGCGACTATGCTCAAGAGCTGTTTGACATGGTTTGCGAGCAATACGAAGAAATGATTGAAGATCCGTCAAACCGTGAAGAGTTTATGACAAAGCGCATGGACTTCCCAGTCATGGACGTTGAAAGAAGTGTTGCGAGTCATGAGGAGCTTGTAGCAACCAAACGAGAGTTGCCAGATATGAGAGGTGAAGCTTGTATTGGCGGTTTAGACTATGCTGCTATTCGTGACTTCGCTGCTGTTGGTCTATTATTTAAAAATGGGGACGACTATGTTTGGCTGAGTCATTCATTTGTTCGTAAGGAATTTGTTGACACTTATTATGGTTACTCTAAGCGCAAAGACTCAATTAATGGTAAGAGACAATTTGCCCCTATCAAGAAATGGGAACAAGAAGGACTATTAACGGTTATTGATGAAGCAAGTATCAATCCCCAATATATTGTTGATTGGTTTGTAAAAATGAGAGACGAAGAAGGGTATGATTTACAACGTATCGTGTCAGATAACTTCCGCATGGAAATTTTAAAACCGTTATTTGAGAGAGAAGGTTTTGAGGTCTTGTCAAAAAATACGTTTACTGCCCCACCAGGTTATCAAATAGAAATTGTTAGAAATCCTAGAGCTATTGATAGCTTATTAGCACCAAGAATTGAAACAGCATTTGCTAATCATAAAGTTGTTTTTGGCCATAACGATATGATGCGCTGGTACACACACAATGTTTTGCGTCGCTTAAAAGGTGATGGTAATGTTGAGTACGTCAAAAAAGAAGACACAAGACGTAAGACTGATGGTTTCAAAGCATTTGAATATGCTATGTATCGAGCAGATACTTTAGAAGTTTCTAGTGATGCTGACTTTTATGATGATGTTATGGAATGGTATTAA
- a CDS encoding phage major capsid protein, which yields MAINLKELPKYREAVAELSAKISAGATPEEQEKLFEAAFTTMGDEILAKNEEEMERMFDLRDKNRELTAEEIKFFNDIDKNVGGKDKFKLLPEETMVQVFDDLVAEHPLLKVINFKNTSLRLKALTAETSGTAVWGDIFGEIKGQLKQAFKEQDFSQFKLTAFVVIPKDALKFGPKWIKQFITEQLKEAIAVALELAIVKGNGLLQPVGLVKDLSQPTVDQSTGRDITTYKEDKKAIADLSDLDPDTAVELLVPVMKHLSVNDKKHPLKIAGQVKLLLNPEDRWTLEAKFTSRNQFGEYVTVLPHGITILESLAVETGKVIAFVANRYDAFMATASTIEEYDQTFAMEDLQLYLTKNYFYGKAKDNHTAALLTLAGG from the coding sequence ATGGCAATTAACTTAAAAGAATTACCAAAATACCGCGAAGCTGTTGCCGAACTGAGCGCAAAAATCTCAGCAGGGGCAACACCAGAAGAACAAGAAAAGCTATTTGAAGCTGCCTTTACCACGATGGGTGATGAAATTCTCGCCAAAAACGAAGAAGAAATGGAACGCATGTTTGATTTGCGAGACAAAAACCGTGAATTAACAGCAGAAGAAATCAAGTTTTTTAACGACATTGATAAAAATGTTGGCGGAAAAGATAAATTTAAACTTTTACCAGAAGAAACAATGGTCCAAGTGTTTGATGATTTAGTTGCTGAGCATCCACTATTAAAAGTTATCAACTTTAAAAACACTAGTCTGCGTCTAAAAGCTCTTACCGCAGAAACTTCTGGTACTGCTGTTTGGGGTGATATTTTCGGAGAAATTAAAGGTCAATTGAAACAAGCCTTTAAAGAACAAGACTTTAGTCAATTCAAACTTACAGCATTTGTGGTTATTCCTAAGGATGCTCTTAAATTTGGCCCTAAATGGATCAAACAATTTATCACAGAGCAATTGAAAGAAGCTATCGCTGTAGCATTAGAACTTGCCATTGTCAAAGGGAATGGTTTGTTGCAACCGGTAGGCCTTGTCAAAGATTTATCTCAACCAACCGTGGATCAATCAACAGGTCGTGATATTACAACCTATAAAGAAGACAAGAAAGCAATCGCAGATTTATCTGATTTAGATCCAGACACAGCCGTAGAGCTTTTAGTACCGGTAATGAAGCACTTATCCGTTAATGATAAAAAACATCCCTTAAAAATTGCTGGGCAAGTTAAACTACTTTTGAATCCAGAGGATCGCTGGACACTTGAAGCAAAGTTTACGTCACGCAATCAATTTGGAGAGTATGTCACTGTTTTGCCGCATGGTATCACAATCCTTGAATCTCTTGCAGTAGAGACAGGAAAAGTGATTGCTTTTGTCGCAAATCGTTATGATGCGTTTATGGCAACCGCATCAACAATCGAAGAGTATGATCAAACATTTGCTATGGAAGATTTGCAGCTATATCTCACTAAAAATTATTTCTATGGAAAGGCTAAAGACAATCACACTGCTGCATTGCTAACACTTGCTGGTGGCTAG
- a CDS encoding phage portal protein gives MGILDFFSFKKSGTLSDDDSGSTTSEKLINVVLKEDALYKCVNYLARIISKSTFRLKTPEKLTENQKDWLYWINTKANPNQSASQFWVEVIQKLLVDGETLIFVIPGKGIYVADSFTQDKKLSGSQFKVSRVQGQTYEKTFTFDQVIYLKNDNSDLMSKVESLWEEYGELLGHVINNQKIANQIRFTMIPPKDKVRERAQENSDGGRQPKSDKDFFKRTIEKIRTESVVGIPVTANTNYEEYGSKNTGAVKSYVDDIKKLKDQYMAEFAEMLGIPISLLHGDIADNQKNYELLLEGPIESIVTNIVDGLECAIFDKSETLEGCFIKVTGLKNYDLFSVSNQADKLISSGFVFIDEVREEIGLPELPDGLGKVLYMTKNYESVLERGGEVDEEVET, from the coding sequence ATGGGGATTTTAGACTTCTTTTCCTTCAAAAAATCTGGAACACTGTCAGACGATGACTCAGGAAGTACGACATCAGAAAAATTAATAAATGTCGTCTTAAAAGAAGATGCTCTCTACAAATGTGTCAATTATTTAGCAAGGATAATTTCTAAGTCAACGTTTAGGTTAAAAACTCCAGAAAAATTAACCGAAAATCAAAAAGATTGGTTGTATTGGATTAACACCAAAGCGAATCCTAACCAATCGGCATCCCAGTTTTGGGTTGAAGTAATCCAGAAGCTTTTAGTTGATGGAGAAACATTAATTTTTGTCATACCAGGCAAGGGCATTTACGTGGCAGATAGTTTTACACAGGATAAAAAACTATCTGGAAGTCAATTTAAAGTGTCACGAGTTCAGGGACAAACCTACGAAAAGACATTTACTTTTGATCAAGTCATTTATTTAAAAAATGATAATAGCGATTTAATGTCAAAAGTCGAGTCACTTTGGGAAGAGTATGGGGAATTGCTTGGTCATGTCATTAATAACCAGAAAATAGCCAATCAAATACGCTTTACCATGATACCGCCTAAAGATAAAGTGAGGGAACGTGCTCAGGAAAATAGTGACGGTGGGAGACAGCCTAAATCAGACAAAGATTTTTTCAAACGCACTATCGAAAAAATTAGAACAGAGTCTGTTGTTGGAATCCCAGTTACTGCTAACACTAACTACGAAGAATACGGTTCAAAAAACACAGGGGCTGTTAAATCCTATGTAGATGACATCAAAAAACTAAAAGATCAATACATGGCAGAGTTTGCAGAAATGCTTGGTATTCCAATCTCTTTATTGCATGGAGATATAGCTGACAATCAAAAAAACTATGAGTTACTACTTGAAGGTCCTATTGAGTCGATAGTGACAAATATTGTAGATGGCTTAGAATGTGCTATTTTCGACAAGTCCGAAACACTTGAAGGGTGTTTTATCAAAGTAACTGGATTAAAAAACTATGATTTATTTTCGGTGTCTAACCAAGCAGATAAGCTGATTTCCTCTGGATTTGTCTTTATTGATGAGGTCAGAGAGGAAATTGGTCTTCCTGAGTTACCAGACGGCTTAGGAAAAGTTCTTTATATGACCAAGAACTATGAATCTGTTCTGGAGAGAGGGGGTGAAGTAGATGAAGAAGTTGAAACTTAA